In Ananas comosus cultivar F153 linkage group 10, ASM154086v1, whole genome shotgun sequence, the following proteins share a genomic window:
- the LOC109716811 gene encoding U11/U12 small nuclear ribonucleoprotein 59 kDa protein: protein MIPSPLSFGQSCQSPPWQPAQPSFWESDNVRQHLAKLRETITISKPLLNELQEILLLRKLNESNAQEDSTPETVLQEIVNRKRINLDAQESLSIEAANSLCSHLKLLLGPLSSITNQASPWEERSAAVRLAQKRQKSVRNTRWRKRKRKQFAELLRKERENYDKADQEADEWRAREIAKDIARRKMESMKEIAKQKANEERKRLESELELVLVVEKLQELRSIRIQKLKKQGHFLPEEDDKFLDRVRAAVEEEERQAANAADKAAAKDAITTAEESRKAIDDMEKQRNKIGITVDQNQTNEMKNEKSSGLSGSMESGDLKDEGKVNGDYQSVANLPFEFYHYYHGSSNDMGTLIEVRRMWDAFIRPGGSRIPGHWVQPAPPADEVWASYLVRPK from the exons aTGATTCCGTCGCCGCTCTCCTTCGGACAGTCTTGTCAGTCGCCGCCGTGGCAGCCCGCGCAGCCTTCCTTCTGGGAGTCCGACAATGTCCGGCAGCATCTTGCGAAGTTGCGAGAAACAATTACCATCTCGAAACCACT GCTCAATGAACTACAGGAAATTCTCCTTCTAAGAAAATTGAATGAGTCCAATGCTCAAGAAGATTCTACCCCAGAAACTGTTCTTCAAGAGATTGTTAACAGAAAGAGGATTAATCTAGATGCCCAGGAGTCTCTTTCGATCGAAGCGGCTAATTCTCTATGTTCGCATCTTAAGCTTCTACTTGGCCCTCTTAGTTCTATAACAAATCAAGCAAGTCCGTGGGAAGAAAGGTCGGCGGCGGTGAGATTAGCTCAGAAGCGGCAAAAGTCTGTGAGAAATACGCGttggaggaagagaaagaggaaacaGTTTGCTGAGCTTCTGCGCAAG GAGCGTGAAAATTATGATAAAGCTGATCAGGAAGCTGATGAATGGAGGGCTAGAGAGATTGCCAAGGACATTGCAAGGCGAAAG ATGGAGAGCATGAAGGAAATTGCAAAGCAGAAAGCTAATGAGGAGAGAAAACGACTAGAATCTGAG CTTGAGCTTGTCTTGGTTGTTGAGAAACTGCAAGAGCTTCGCTCCATCAGGATTCAAAAGTTGAAGAAACAAG GCCATTTTCTCCCTGAGGAGGATGATAAATTTCTTGACCGTGTGCGAGCTGCTGTTGAGGAAGAGGAGCGACAAGCTGCAAATGCTGCTGACAAAGCTGCTGCTAAGGATGCTATCACAACTGCTGAGGAATCCAGAAAAGCTATTGATGATATGGAAAAACAGCGCAATAAAATTGGGATCACAGTGGACCAAAACCAAACAAATGAgatgaaaaatgagaaaagttCCGGGCTAAGTGGGAGCATGGAAAGTGGAGATCTAAAAGATGAAGGAAAAGTGAATGGGGATTATCAGTCTGTTGCCAATCTGCCATTTGAGTTCTACCACTATTATCATGGAAGTAGCAATGATATGGGAACGCTGATCGAG GTCCGAAGAATGTGGGACGCGTTCATAAGACCAGGAGGAAG TCGAATACCTGGGCACTGGGTCCAGCCAGCACCTCCTGCAGATGAAGTGTGGGCTTCATATCTTGTGCGGCCAAAGTAA